In one window of Protaetiibacter larvae DNA:
- a CDS encoding Pr6Pr family membrane protein gives MLHWRSAALASRIVYAAVALWALALILNLDQGQFSLDGFVFFTSLSNLACTVWAVVSLVVTVRDVRREGWRGASSPSPRVAGYVLMSILVTMLIYTIVLIPTVPPEERFTPEDTVVHVIVPILTLLDWLLFTPKGHQRWFDPLLWAVPPYLYLGWAFLHHALGGTFAGRDYPYPFMNVDEIGWGGFFLYVLVLTVALEIVAYLIHAVDRLLGRRVRRPAEALAT, from the coding sequence ATGCTCCACTGGCGTAGCGCTGCCCTGGCCTCTCGGATCGTCTACGCGGCGGTCGCCCTCTGGGCCCTCGCCCTCATCCTGAACCTCGACCAGGGGCAGTTCAGCCTCGACGGCTTCGTGTTCTTCACCTCGCTGAGCAATCTGGCGTGCACGGTGTGGGCGGTCGTCTCGCTCGTCGTGACGGTGCGGGATGTGCGCCGCGAAGGATGGCGGGGCGCCTCGAGCCCCTCGCCGCGGGTCGCGGGCTACGTGCTCATGTCGATCCTCGTGACGATGCTCATCTACACGATCGTGCTCATCCCGACGGTGCCCCCCGAGGAGCGCTTCACCCCCGAGGACACCGTCGTGCACGTGATCGTGCCGATCCTCACCCTGCTCGACTGGCTGCTGTTCACCCCCAAGGGGCACCAGCGCTGGTTCGACCCGCTGCTGTGGGCGGTGCCGCCGTACCTGTACCTCGGCTGGGCGTTCCTGCACCACGCGCTCGGCGGCACCTTCGCGGGGCGCGACTACCCGTACCCGTTCATGAACGTCGACGAGATCGGCTGGGGCGGGTTCTTCCTCTACGTGCTCGTGCTGACGGTGGCGCTCGAGATCGTGGCGTACCTCATCCACGCGGTGGACCGGCTGCTGGGGCGCCGCGTGCGCCGGCCGGCGGAAGCGCTCGCGACGTGA
- a CDS encoding serine hydrolase domain-containing protein: MLSTQLRAPGWEQVEAVFRELVESGAEPGGEVAVWCNGVPTLIARGGSSDAAARRPWTAGTLVQVYSAGKPFVALAALLAVRTGFLTLDDPIVRWWRDYRDSPSTPTTLRHILSHTAGKPVFSAAMDGVDPTDAARLIRDLADQAPQTEPGRELAEHAATYGHLVEGLLHAAGAPSIRRCARLLSRVLGLRVRFGVDDDELGMLAELEVLDPAWADGYLATAFGREALLRPPGMLDPAVTNSDRWRRTCFGAINAQTDAVSLARFADDLRDPGGRIAAWLGAELRQEAVSRQAAGVDRFLQQRVEWGLGFRVDGGEVGMGGIGGSAAWYSDRLGYAMAYVTRGLADHARVDAVASAVESLLTTPEMQENPPR, encoded by the coding sequence ATGCTGAGCACGCAACTGCGGGCACCCGGGTGGGAGCAGGTCGAGGCGGTCTTCCGCGAGCTCGTCGAGAGCGGCGCCGAGCCGGGCGGCGAGGTCGCCGTGTGGTGCAACGGGGTCCCGACCCTCATCGCGCGGGGCGGCAGCTCGGATGCGGCGGCTCGGCGGCCGTGGACCGCGGGGACGCTCGTGCAGGTGTACTCGGCGGGCAAACCGTTCGTGGCGCTCGCCGCGCTGCTCGCCGTGCGCACCGGCTTCCTGACGCTCGACGACCCGATCGTCCGGTGGTGGCGCGACTACCGCGACTCGCCGAGCACTCCGACGACCTTGCGCCACATCCTGAGCCACACGGCGGGCAAGCCGGTGTTCTCCGCGGCGATGGACGGGGTCGATCCCACCGATGCGGCGCGCCTCATCCGCGACCTCGCCGACCAGGCGCCGCAGACCGAGCCGGGCCGGGAGCTCGCCGAGCATGCCGCCACCTACGGCCACCTCGTCGAGGGGCTCCTGCATGCGGCCGGCGCCCCCTCCATCCGGCGGTGCGCGCGGCTGCTCTCCCGGGTGCTCGGGCTGCGGGTGCGTTTCGGGGTGGACGACGACGAGCTCGGGATGCTCGCCGAGCTGGAGGTGCTCGATCCGGCGTGGGCGGATGGCTACCTCGCCACCGCGTTCGGCCGGGAGGCCCTGCTGCGCCCGCCGGGGATGCTCGACCCGGCGGTGACGAACTCGGATCGCTGGCGGAGGACGTGCTTCGGGGCGATCAACGCCCAGACCGACGCCGTCTCGCTCGCCCGCTTCGCCGACGATCTGCGGGATCCGGGCGGGAGGATCGCGGCGTGGCTGGGCGCCGAACTGCGGCAGGAGGCGGTGAGCCGGCAGGCGGCGGGCGTCGACCGCTTCCTGCAGCAGCGTGTCGAGTGGGGCCTCGGCTTCCGCGTGGACGGCGGGGAGGTCGGGATGGGCGGCATCGGGGGCAGCGCCGCCTGGTACTCGGATCGTCTCGGCTACGCGATGGCGTATGTGACCCGCGGCCTCGCGGATCACGCGCGTGTCGACGCGGTCGCCTCCGCCGTCGAGTCCCTCCTCACCACCCCAGAAATGCAGGAGAATCCGCCCCGCTGA
- a CDS encoding SDR family NAD(P)-dependent oxidoreductase — MAKDKPLSAKSTIGTWLKHPVGGPLIRQLLDQAGVDEKVLTPVKLLPLQNLVAMSGGQMPQALVDELVLKANGGVAVEASETDEEEGVWNERITGGRFTGKTVIVTGAASGIGRATASRVAREGGRVIAVDVSAEKLADLAASLPDAEIVTVAGDITKQESVDAIVAAAGSRIDALANVAGINDDFSPLHETSDATWDRVIGVNLTGTFKLSRAVIPAMLEAHAGSIVNITSEAGLRGNASGNAYTVSKHGVIGLTRSAAFMYGRDGIRVNAIAPGGVATGIPFPPHVSESGQAKLSPFQMQIPTLATAEQLAASITFLLSDDAVNINGAILPSDGGWSVQ; from the coding sequence ATGGCCAAGGACAAGCCACTCTCCGCCAAGTCGACCATCGGCACCTGGCTCAAGCATCCGGTGGGCGGCCCGCTCATCCGCCAGCTCCTCGACCAGGCCGGCGTCGACGAGAAGGTGCTGACCCCCGTCAAACTCCTCCCGCTGCAGAACCTCGTCGCGATGAGCGGCGGCCAGATGCCGCAGGCGCTCGTCGACGAGCTCGTGCTGAAGGCCAACGGCGGCGTCGCCGTCGAGGCGAGCGAGACGGACGAGGAAGAGGGCGTCTGGAACGAGCGCATCACCGGGGGCCGCTTCACCGGCAAGACCGTCATCGTGACCGGGGCCGCGTCCGGCATCGGCCGCGCCACGGCGTCCCGCGTCGCGCGCGAGGGCGGTCGGGTGATCGCCGTGGACGTGTCGGCCGAGAAGCTCGCCGACCTCGCCGCCTCCCTGCCGGATGCCGAGATCGTGACCGTCGCGGGCGACATCACGAAGCAGGAGTCGGTGGATGCGATCGTCGCCGCCGCCGGATCCCGCATCGACGCGCTCGCCAACGTCGCGGGCATCAACGACGACTTCTCGCCGCTGCACGAGACGAGCGACGCCACCTGGGATCGCGTGATCGGCGTCAACCTCACGGGCACCTTCAAGCTCAGCCGTGCCGTCATCCCCGCGATGCTCGAGGCGCACGCCGGCTCGATCGTCAACATCACCTCCGAGGCCGGCCTGCGCGGCAACGCGTCCGGCAACGCGTACACGGTGTCCAAGCACGGCGTCATCGGCCTCACCCGCTCGGCCGCGTTCATGTACGGGCGCGACGGCATCCGGGTGAACGCGATCGCCCCGGGGGGCGTGGCGACGGGCATCCCGTTCCCGCCGCACGTGTCCGAGTCGGGCCAGGCGAAGCTCTCGCCCTTCCAGATGCAGATCCCGACGCTCGCGACCGCGGAACAGCTCGCGGCCTCGATCACCTTCCTGCTGTCGGACGACGCGGTCAACATCAACGGCGCGATCCTGCCGTCGGACGGCGGCTGGTCCGTCCAGTAG
- a CDS encoding TetR family transcriptional regulator, protein MTERRLPAREAIREAAARLFPVNGYAGTSVRDIAGEAGVDAALVIRHFGSKEQLFVTIMQLDLDHQPLIDEPIETLGERFIQFILDGADQVRGTFLALLRASDSDGVAPRLREMHDAAFVAPLRARLSGADAELRARLAAALVGGLLYSLWVVGDEELLATDHRDIVRHYGALLQSLITPAPIE, encoded by the coding sequence GTGACCGAGCGGCGGCTGCCTGCGCGCGAGGCGATCCGCGAGGCCGCGGCGCGGCTGTTCCCGGTGAACGGCTACGCCGGCACCTCGGTGCGCGACATCGCGGGCGAAGCCGGAGTGGATGCCGCCCTCGTCATCCGCCACTTCGGGTCGAAGGAGCAGCTGTTCGTGACGATCATGCAGCTCGACCTCGACCACCAGCCGCTGATCGACGAGCCGATCGAGACGCTCGGCGAACGGTTCATCCAGTTCATCCTCGACGGCGCCGACCAGGTGCGCGGCACCTTCCTCGCGCTGCTGCGCGCGAGCGACTCGGACGGTGTGGCGCCGCGCCTGCGCGAGATGCACGACGCGGCGTTCGTGGCGCCGCTGCGCGCACGGCTCTCGGGGGCGGATGCCGAGCTGCGAGCGCGGCTCGCCGCGGCGCTCGTCGGGGGCCTGCTCTACAGCCTGTGGGTGGTCGGCGACGAGGAGTTGCTCGCCACCGACCACCGCGACATCGTGCGGCACTACGGCGCGCTGCTGCAGTCGTTGATCACACCCGCGCCGATCGAGTAG
- a CDS encoding DUF6498-containing protein — MTPHRSGAIALDVALYLVLPLVGLFVWGWDWRPIVLLYWLENVTIGGVTFITLRRRAAAGEPVGMPASFFVMHYGIFTFVHGVFVIVLISLIPVITNTPAAPFDPLWVVLAWVLTTLIQWFLALRADPPQPAGVGRAYARVIALHLTILGAVWLIAAFGLPAIVAVFLVVLHAVIDIAGLVLGARLTRTRVAS, encoded by the coding sequence GTGACGCCGCACCGCTCCGGCGCCATCGCGCTCGACGTCGCCCTCTACCTCGTACTGCCGCTCGTCGGCCTGTTCGTGTGGGGCTGGGACTGGCGCCCCATCGTGCTGCTGTACTGGCTCGAGAACGTGACCATCGGCGGGGTGACCTTCATCACCCTGCGCCGCCGGGCGGCCGCGGGCGAGCCGGTGGGGATGCCGGCCTCGTTCTTCGTGATGCACTACGGCATCTTCACCTTCGTGCACGGGGTGTTCGTGATCGTGCTGATCTCGCTCATCCCGGTGATCACGAACACCCCGGCCGCCCCGTTCGACCCGCTGTGGGTCGTGCTGGCCTGGGTGCTGACCACGCTCATCCAGTGGTTCCTGGCCCTGCGCGCCGACCCGCCGCAGCCCGCAGGCGTGGGCCGCGCCTACGCGCGGGTGATCGCCCTGCACCTCACAATCCTGGGCGCGGTGTGGCTCATCGCGGCGTTCGGGCTGCCGGCGATCGTCGCCGTGTTCCTCGTCGTGCTGCACGCGGTCATCGACATCGCGGGGCTCGTGCTGGGTGCGCGGCTCACCCGCACGCGCGTGGCATCCTGA